GATTTCGACTTCTTATCATCCTCCCTTTTCTTTCAATGTGTGTAAATTTGATGATGAATGCCTGAATGGTGTATTTAAATGCATGTGAAGTACGTACTTTGGAttataagattaaaaaaataaaattaactaaTCATATTAAATTTTTCCATAACTTTATTATATGCATGGTAAAATATATTGAAatggaaaattgaaaaaattatattgcggtgaaaaattaaaacacaaATGATGTAGTAGTATAAGTTCAAACATGGTAGTAAAATATTTCGCAtttgttttattatattaaCTAGTATCCACCCACGTGCCATGCACGAACCCAAATATTTTTCAGAAACGAATAATGAGGAAAAAAATCTAAACGCCAAATATGATGACTTCTCAAAGGAAAGTAAAGACTAAAACATTAATAAATTGAGCAAACACCCATGCAATGCTcggaaattaatttattttatattagttcaaaatttaaaaattaagtaatatATATgccataaaataatataaatagatATGTGTGCAACAACAATTTAGCCTTATacaaaataaaggaaaaaagtgAATTTAAAAagtatattcacaaataatactGACACACTATAAAAGtgaatttattaatataataattggtCACTAatagaagagagaaaatatatatggtagtagtttaatttaattatctatTCCACTACATTATcaaattgttaattatgtacTATTTATTTAACTTTTTACAATTAAATTATTACCACTAAAACTTCCATCATATAGTtagatttataataaaatataaaacccTAACCCCTAAACCTTAAATAATAAACTCATATCATAATAATTGAAAACCCCTTTTTGACCTCTATCAATcttcttttaaaatattttcactTCTTTCATTTATTTATCATAAGAATCTTTTGATTTCTCTCACTAATGACATGATTTTATAGCAATTATATGActttatgttaattttttttatcattttttcgCATAATTTTATATCACATTGATAAATAAACTTGTAGTATTTTTCATTGTAATCTTACGTCGAAGGAGAGAACAACATAAATAAACATGTAATCTATGAATGCTTGTCATAATCTCTTCATATCATGCAAATAATTTTCACATTCATCAGCAAATATTCTTAGTTAAAGAACTGTTAATATAGTGCTTTTTGTATACAAATCACGTGtataaacaattttataaacaaTTTCTACCTAACACTAAATTAAACTATATTTTCACTTTGTCACCAATAATTATCATATTAATAAAGTAATGTCATGTGTTGAATTATTTCCTAATTTTAACTAAATTTGTTAATATCTAATTGTTgtttacatatataattatttttttatgtagtGTAGATATTGGATTATTATAAAGTAAATTAAGATCAATGttttattatacgatttaattATCCACAAATCAAgataatttaattgatttaaaatggAAGGTACTCTAATTATTTCCCCATATCTCCAAATTTAAATGACATAGTAAAACCTCTCACTCACTCCACTTAATAACACATTTTTAGGCCTTTAATtatacattttaatttaatattggaGTGcttatatattttgtatataggcCTTTTTTAGTCGTTTGTAATAGTGggctcaaaaataaaatttaagggCTGGGCTGCGgattttcattttcaatattggaattttaaaaaatttatttattgagtTTGTTGCATATGATAAGTGGAGTTAGTTTCTTAAATCTCTTTATTTATATAGAGAACATTACCTTTTAGATGTTTCCAAATTCATTtgctagtatatttttaaaaaacgtgAAATTGATAATAACATTATGCTGGatcaaatttaatatttaaataattaaaaatatataatcaatCCGAATTTGGATCGATTATATTGAATAAATAAGTATTCAACACAATTTGAGTAAAACTACCAAAATAAAAACCATCAAACTTGATTGGCATAAAGACAAAAAAGTAAATCAAAATTTTCTGGATATGAACTTAGAATAAAAGATGTTATGAAATctcattcaaataattaaaactaCTAGTAAGTTGCGAAatttagaaaaattaaaatttagttgatttttgatttttcaAACGAAAAATATGTGTGAACTTTCTTCCAAAATTTCACTACAAcgttactattttttatttcgaATCTCTTTGTAATGCCCATAATTCTATTCACATACCCCTCTCTGACTACTTCATGTTCTATCTCATAAAAACTATGACATCGACGACCTTCCCTTAACAACATCGGCATTGCCTTCACctagtggcggatccagaattTTTTATGGGGTGCGAAATAATTACAACGACATATAGCTTCAATATTTGAATAagccttttttttctctttgtcATTTTTCTGAATTAgaatctttatttttattttttgtcattaaaccgttcattgtaaataaaaaaaaatattcttctAGTGTTATTACTTGGATGATTATTTTTCTACTGTGCTGCAAAAGCATGATAGGAATGACTAAACTTGATTACCACGCTTGTAGATtcgtaaacctaatttatacgAATATTATCACCACATCTGGAAAAATTAATTTGGAGAACATTTTTgttgaaagaataaaatatcaaCTATAGTTTAttgtaaaaatttaaaaataacttTCGTTTTGATGGTAATAATGGCCTGATTAGAAATCGCCTATAATAAAGATCaaaacaatattttattatttttcaatattgACATCTCCTTTGAGAAGATATTATATTTTgccaaaatattttttatcaaTTCATGTTCCattcaacaacaaaaaaaaacagtcttgaaatttaaaatattattataatgaaaaataaattaaataataaagcacattataaaatgaaagttacCATAAATCCTGGAAATATCTAGTGGCCAAATTCACATTTAAATAGATGGAAAGCCCAATAATTTAGGTTCTGTTTTTAACGCCGTCGCAATTTGGCTCTCCTTCGTTACTCATTCATTGCATCTTATCTTCTAGCACCATACGCCGCCGCCGCGCGCTTTCTTTCTCAATAATTTCCTTCGCAATCTTCACCGGTAAGCCTTTCAAATTTTCTGATAAAGCACGCGCGATAGCGGTGGAAGATAGATCGAAGAGATCGCGCGCTGATTGTTTTTTGGGGTACTGTATCTGTTTCCCGGTTTTGTTTGATTCTATTGTCCTTCAATTTTCTTCTGAGTCGGGAATTGTGCGTTGTCTGATTTGCTATTTTCTAGTTCCCGCTGCATCAAATCCTAATTTCGAATTCCGATTACGGAATCTGAGGAGAGGGAAAATTGGATCGATTTGCTTCgtgaaaattagggttttttttctcttttctcaaTTTGAAGTAATTTAGATAGATCGGGCCTGGGTGAATCGGGGAAAATTCGTTTACCAACTTAATTTAGGAGACTTCTGTCAGGTCTAGGTTTTTTTTTGTGCATTCTAGCGGATTTTTAATCAGAATCATGGCCGCTGGAAGGCACGGGGGTTATAGAGACAATGAATTCAGAGACCGTAAGACAGATTATGGAACAACGAGGAAGGAAATTGGCTCTTTAAATGGAGAATATGAGCGGGGCAGGAAAGGCAGTCGAGATTTTGATAGGGGTCAGATCCATGTTCGAGGCAGTCTCGAGTATCGGGATAGGGTCAGGCAAAGGGATGTaggagaaagagagatgaggaaTGGTGGACATCGCTCTACTTCTAGCAGGAGTGATTCAGGAAGTAGTGGTGGCGGGCCTAGGAGGTGTGGGTATGCAGTTCGCCCCGTGGATCGAGAGCCTGGGGAACTGTCTAGTGATGGATCTGATGGTGCTACTGAGGCTGAAATTCAATGTAATAAAGAAACTGATGTTACAATATTGGATAATGGGAGACAGTTGTCACCTATTCAAAATAAGAAGAGGAAGTTTTCCCCAATTGTTTGGGACAGAGATGATAAGGATGCCACTCGAACAATCAGAAGCACGAAAGTGTTGGAAAGTTGCAACTTGCCGCCATTACCACCACCTCCTCCTTTGCCTGTTCCCCTTAAGTCTAACTCTATTCATGATGATGTGGAACAGACTTCACTGGTTGAAGACAATGGTGTTCATGTTTCTGGGGGCCCACCTTCAGACATTGATTCACTGCCTTACGTGTCAGAATTGCCTGGCATGACAGATTCTTCATTACCCAAAGAAGAAGACAGGCTCAATGACATGATAGCAGAGACAAATGATGAAAATGACTATGTGCCACGGACTATAACATCATCTCGATGGGCAAATGATGCTGAGTCGCCATCTGACGAAGGTGAGATTTCTGATTATGAAGACAGCTGGAAGATGAAGAGGAAGTCTGAATCCAAATCAGCTGAAGCAAAGGTAGGCAGGAAGTCGATTAGTCCTGGGCTTGGAGAATTTTCTGAAGGAACAAAGGTACGGTCATTGGGTTCAGATGAACGTGTAAGGTCTTCCAGTAGAGATAGTTACAATGACACTGTTGATAAGAATGACTACATGGAAGTAGATGATGATCAAAATATTGTTTGTAGTGATGCTAGCCATTCTGGTACCGAGTCAGAGGATGATGTTGGCTCTCATGGCACACCAGAGCACGTCCATCCTCCACAGAGGAGCTTCAATATGCTTCATGGTTGCAGAAGTGTTGATGAGTTTGAACGACTGAACAGGATTGATGAAGGAACATATGGGATTGTTTTCAGAGCCAAGGACAAGAAAACTGGAGAAGTTGTGGCTCTGAAGAAGGTCAAGATGGATAGGGAGAGAGAAGGGTTTCCGTTGACTTCTCTTAGAGAAATAAATATTCTTCTCTCTATTCATCACCCATCCATTGTGGATGTTAAAGAAGTTGTTGTGGGGAGCAACCTTGACAGTATATATATGGTCATGGAGTACATGGAACACGACCTCAAAGGATTGATGGAGACAATGAAACAACCTTATAGTCAAAGTGAGGTTAAATGCCTGATGCTTCAGCTTTTAGAGGGGATCAAGTATCTTCATGATAATTGGGTTCTGCACCGTGATCTGAAAACTTCTAATCTTCTTTTGAATAACTGTGGTGATTTGAAGATCTGTGACTTTGGACTAGCCCGTCAATATGGAAGTCCTCTGAAACCATATACTTCCCTGGTCGTGACTTTGTGGTACAGGTGAGTCTTTATGCTTCTACAAGATTCTAGTTTTCTGCTAACTTATGTAGTACTCCTATCATTTATGCATGCACAAATTTTCATATACTTATGAGCTTCACAACTAAAGCATCTTTTTTACCATTCTGTATAGGAGCTTGCTCTCGCACTATTCTCTTTTACCACAATAACATTGGTGACTTGTGTTATTGTGTTTTTGCTCTCGCACTATAACTACTTGGTCTGTGGTTGTTTGATAATCTACTAGTCTACTTGTGGCTGTCTGCTATGGTATTATAGACGCCAACAAAAAGATTATATTAGTATATCTGATGTCATCCACAGTTCTGCTTCGTCCTCACAAAGTAATTAATGAATCATAATGTTACCTTTCAGGGCACCAGAACTTCTATTAGGAGCAAAACAGTACTCCACGGCAATTGATATGTGGTCGTTAGGGTGTATAATGGCTGAGTTATTGTCAAAAGAACCTTTGTTCAATGGGAAGTCAGAGGTTGAGCAGCTTGACAAGGTAAATAAATTCTGATGGTTTATCCACTGCTAGGAAGTGTTTCATACAAATCATTGATTATATTCTTTGTAATTGTTCTAATTGGTGGCCATGCCTACAGATATTCAAGATTCTTGGAACTCCCAATGAGACAATATGGCCTGGGCTTTCTGACCTCCCTGGTGCGAAGGTGAACTTCGCCAAGCAGAAGTAAGTGTTCGTATCTATTATATTCAATTGTTACAAAAAT
This sequence is a window from Salvia splendens isolate huo1 chromosome 5, SspV2, whole genome shotgun sequence. Protein-coding genes within it:
- the LOC121801851 gene encoding cyclin-dependent kinase G-2-like isoform X1, producing MAAGRHGGYRDNEFRDRKTDYGTTRKEIGSLNGEYERGRKGSRDFDRGQIHVRGSLEYRDRVRQRDVGEREMRNGGHRSTSSRSDSGSSGGGPRRCGYAVRPVDREPGELSSDGSDGATEAEIQCNKETDVTILDNGRQLSPIQNKKRKFSPIVWDRDDKDATRTIRSTKVLESCNLPPLPPPPPLPVPLKSNSIHDDVEQTSLVEDNGVHVSGGPPSDIDSLPYVSELPGMTDSSLPKEEDRLNDMIAETNDENDYVPRTITSSRWANDAESPSDEGEISDYEDSWKMKRKSESKSAEAKVGRKSISPGLGEFSEGTKVRSLGSDERVRSSSRDSYNDTVDKNDYMEVDDDQNIVCSDASHSGTESEDDVGSHGTPEHVHPPQRSFNMLHGCRSVDEFERLNRIDEGTYGIVFRAKDKKTGEVVALKKVKMDREREGFPLTSLREINILLSIHHPSIVDVKEVVVGSNLDSIYMVMEYMEHDLKGLMETMKQPYSQSEVKCLMLQLLEGIKYLHDNWVLHRDLKTSNLLLNNCGDLKICDFGLARQYGSPLKPYTSLVVTLWYRAPELLLGAKQYSTAIDMWSLGCIMAELLSKEPLFNGKSEVEQLDKIFKILGTPNETIWPGLSDLPGAKVNFAKQKYNLLRKKFPATSFTGTPVLSDAGFDLLNELLTYDPEKRITADAALNHEWFREVPLPKSKEFMPTFPAQHAQDRRMRRVMKSPDPLEELKRKEKQGELGTGGLFGQ
- the LOC121801851 gene encoding cyclin-dependent kinase G-2-like isoform X2, giving the protein MAAGRHGGYRDNEFRDRKTDYGTTRKEIGSLNGEYERGRKGSRDFDRGQIHVRGSLEYRDRVRQRDVGEREMRNGGHRSTSSRSDSGSSGGGPRRCGYAVRPVDREPGELSSDGSDGATEAEIQCNKETDVTILDNGRQLSPIQNKKRKFSPIVWDRDDKDATRTIRSTKVLESCNLPPLPPPPPLPVPLKSNSIHDDVEQTSLVEDNGVHVSGGPPSDIDSLPYVSELPGMTDSSLPKEEDRLNDMIAETNDENDYVPRTITSSRWANDAESPSDEGEISDYEDSWKMKRKSESKSAEAKVGRKSISPGLGEFSEGTKVRSLGSDERVRSSSRDSYNDTVDKNDYMEVDDDQNIVCSDASHSGTESEDDVGSHGTPEHVHPPQRSFNMLHGCRSVDEFERLNRIDEGTYGIVFRAKDKKTGEVVALKKVKMDREREGFPLTSLREINILLSIHHPSIVDVKEVVVGSNLDSIYMVMEYMEHDLKGLMETMKQPYSQSEVKCLMLQLLEGIKYLHDNWVLHRDLKTSNLLLNNCGDLKICDFGLARQYGSPLKPYTSLVVTLWYRAPELLLGAKQYSTAIDMWSLGCIMAELLSKEPLFNGKSEVEQLDKIFKILGTPNETIWPGLSDLPGAKVNFAKQKRPALGDSGWLSCFCTTFCARNFLRHLLQGHLYYLMLDLTF
- the LOC121801851 gene encoding cyclin-dependent kinase G-2-like isoform X3; protein product: MAAGRHGGYRDNEFRDRKTDYGTTRKEIGSLNGEYERGRKGSRDFDRGQIHVRGSLEYRDRVRQRDVGEREMRNGGHRSTSSRSDSGSSGGGPRRCGYAVRPVDREPGELSSDGSDGATEAEIQCNKETDVTILDNGRQLSPIQNKKRKFSPIVWDRDDKDATRTIRSTKVLESCNLPPLPPPPPLPVPLKSNSIHDDVEQTSLVEDNGVHVSGGPPSDIDSLPYVSELPGMTDSSLPKEEDRLNDMIAETNDENDYVPRTITSSRWANDAESPSDEGEISDYEDSWKMKRKSESKSAEAKVGRKSISPGLGEFSEGTKVRSLGSDERVRSSSRDSYNDTVDKNDYMEVDDDQNIVCSDASHSGTESEDDVGSHGTPEHVHPPQRSFNMLHGCRSVDEFERLNRIDEGTYGIVFRAKDKKTGEVVALKKVKMDREREGFPLTSLREINILLSIHHPSIVDVKEVVVGSNLDSIYMVMEYMEHDLKGLMETMKQPYSQSEVKCLMLQLLEGIKYLHDNWVLHRDLKTSNLLLNNCGDLKICDFGLARQYGSPLKPYTSLVVTLWYRAPELLLGAKQYSTAIDMWSLGCIMAELLSKEPLFNGKSEVEQLDKIFKILGTPNETIWPGLSDLPGAKVNFAKQKRPALGTTFCARNFLRHLLQGHLYYLMLDLTF